Proteins from one Pseudarthrobacter sp. BIM B-2242 genomic window:
- a CDS encoding heavy-metal-associated domain-containing protein, with the protein MSTITTTVSVSGMTCGHCVSSVTEEIESLAGVEEVDIDLNAGGISTVTITSSQELSPAEIGEAVAEAGYLVVANNA; encoded by the coding sequence ATGAGCACCATCACCACCACAGTCAGCGTGTCCGGCATGACCTGCGGCCACTGCGTTTCCTCGGTCACCGAGGAAATTGAGTCACTGGCAGGGGTTGAAGAGGTGGACATCGACCTCAACGCCGGCGGTATTTCCACCGTCACCATCACGTCCAGCCAGGAACTGTCCCCGGCGGAGATCGGCGAAGCCGTGGCCGAGGCCGGCTACCTGGTCGTAGCCAACAACGCCTAA
- a CDS encoding cation-translocating P-type ATPase, whose amino-acid sequence MSTEHLLNPAASRVVELDIEGMTCASCVNRVERKLGKLDGVEASVNLPLESAHVTVPAGITDQQIVDTVNATGYKATLRQSHAASPSTREHPAREHPAREDHEDHLQHGGTAAELRPRLIVAAILTVPVFLISMVPALQFPNWGWVAGLLALPVVSWAAWPFHHAAAVNARHLASTMDTLVSIGVAAAYIFSVWQLALDPRMTEHPGMEGMETGGLYFEVAAVVTTFLLLGRFLEANAKQKAGDALKALLNLGAKDATVLHNGSEHKIPADQLRVGDVVVVRPGEKIATDGVVIDGTSAVDASLLTGESVPVEVGPESKVTGATINTSGRLLVRATRVGSETTLSQMARLVSQAQTGKAPIARLADRISAVFVPIVLAIAVLTFGLWLAFSGPVITPAELRAAFTAAVTVLVIACPCALGLATPVGLLTGTGRGAQLGILIKGPQVLEDTRTVDTILLDKTGTITSGKLAVDHTLAFDGYQGGHVLRLAGAVEAASEHPIAHAIAAAAQTAETAHDDGGRLPAVERFRSAPGGGVAGTVEGRVILAGRTGWLNENGISISPAQQEALARAEATGATAIWVAVDGTPAGIISLRDTVKPGSAAAIERLKKLGLRPILLTGDNAAVATQVAAAVGIAPADVYAGVLPAGKVEAVRKLQAGGATVAMAGDGVNDAAALAKADLGIAMGSGTDVAIEAADLTVMGDDLGQVAQAIELSRRTLATIKTNLFWAFFYNAIGIPVAALGLLNPMLAGAAMAASSVLVVANSLRLRSFGK is encoded by the coding sequence GTGAGCACCGAACACCTCCTGAACCCGGCTGCCAGCCGGGTGGTTGAGCTGGACATCGAGGGCATGACCTGCGCGTCCTGCGTCAACCGCGTGGAGCGCAAACTCGGCAAGCTCGACGGCGTGGAAGCCTCGGTGAATCTTCCCCTTGAGTCCGCCCACGTCACGGTTCCGGCCGGCATCACCGACCAGCAGATCGTGGACACGGTCAACGCCACGGGCTATAAGGCCACACTCCGCCAGTCCCACGCCGCCAGTCCCAGCACCCGCGAACACCCGGCCCGAGAACACCCGGCCCGCGAGGACCACGAAGATCACCTGCAGCACGGCGGCACGGCAGCCGAACTGAGGCCGCGGCTGATCGTGGCCGCAATCCTGACTGTGCCGGTGTTCCTGATTTCGATGGTCCCGGCACTGCAGTTCCCGAACTGGGGCTGGGTTGCGGGCCTACTAGCCCTTCCCGTGGTCAGCTGGGCCGCCTGGCCCTTCCACCACGCTGCGGCCGTCAACGCTCGCCATCTGGCGTCCACCATGGACACACTTGTCTCCATCGGTGTCGCGGCCGCCTACATTTTCAGCGTCTGGCAGCTGGCACTTGATCCGCGGATGACCGAGCACCCGGGCATGGAGGGAATGGAGACCGGCGGCCTGTATTTCGAAGTTGCCGCCGTGGTCACCACCTTCCTGCTGCTGGGCCGGTTCCTGGAGGCGAACGCCAAGCAGAAGGCAGGCGACGCACTCAAGGCCCTGCTGAATCTGGGTGCCAAGGACGCCACCGTCCTGCACAACGGATCCGAGCATAAGATCCCGGCCGATCAGCTCCGGGTAGGAGATGTTGTGGTGGTCCGCCCGGGCGAGAAGATCGCCACGGACGGCGTGGTGATCGACGGCACCTCCGCCGTCGATGCTTCCTTGCTGACGGGCGAATCCGTCCCGGTGGAAGTCGGACCCGAAAGCAAAGTCACCGGCGCCACGATCAACACCTCCGGCCGCCTGCTGGTCCGGGCCACAAGGGTGGGTTCCGAGACCACCCTTTCACAGATGGCCCGGCTGGTATCGCAGGCCCAAACCGGCAAGGCACCGATTGCGCGGCTCGCCGACCGGATCAGCGCCGTTTTTGTCCCGATCGTCCTCGCCATCGCGGTGCTGACCTTTGGGCTCTGGCTCGCCTTCAGCGGCCCGGTGATCACTCCGGCGGAGCTTCGCGCCGCGTTCACTGCCGCCGTTACGGTCCTGGTCATTGCCTGCCCCTGCGCACTGGGGCTTGCCACGCCGGTGGGCCTGCTCACCGGCACCGGCCGCGGAGCCCAGCTGGGCATCCTGATCAAAGGCCCGCAGGTCCTCGAAGACACCCGCACTGTGGACACCATCCTGCTCGACAAAACCGGCACCATCACCAGCGGAAAACTCGCGGTGGACCACACGCTGGCGTTTGACGGTTACCAGGGCGGGCATGTGTTGCGGCTGGCCGGCGCGGTGGAGGCCGCATCGGAGCATCCCATCGCGCACGCCATCGCGGCTGCCGCACAGACGGCAGAAACCGCGCACGACGACGGCGGCCGGCTTCCCGCCGTCGAACGCTTCCGGTCAGCACCGGGCGGCGGCGTCGCCGGAACCGTGGAAGGACGCGTCATCCTCGCGGGCCGGACCGGCTGGCTCAACGAAAACGGCATCAGCATTTCCCCGGCGCAGCAGGAGGCGCTGGCCAGGGCGGAGGCGACCGGGGCCACCGCCATCTGGGTGGCAGTGGACGGGACCCCCGCCGGGATCATCAGCCTGCGGGACACCGTTAAACCCGGATCGGCAGCCGCCATCGAACGGTTGAAGAAGCTGGGACTGCGGCCCATTCTGCTGACCGGGGACAACGCCGCAGTGGCCACCCAGGTGGCGGCCGCCGTCGGAATCGCCCCGGCCGACGTTTACGCCGGTGTGCTGCCCGCCGGAAAAGTCGAGGCCGTCCGGAAACTCCAGGCCGGCGGTGCCACCGTAGCCATGGCGGGGGACGGCGTAAACGACGCCGCGGCGCTGGCTAAGGCCGACCTTGGCATCGCCATGGGCTCAGGCACGGACGTGGCCATTGAGGCGGCGGACCTCACGGTAATGGGCGACGACCTTGGCCAGGTGGCCCAGGCCATCGAGCTGTCACGCCGGACGCTGGCCACCATCAAAACCAACCTGTTCTGGGCGTTCTTCTATAACGCCATCGGCATTCCGGTGGCAGCCCTGGGCCTCCTGAATCCCATGCTTGCCGGTGCTGCGATGGCCGCGAGTTCGGTCCTGGTGGTGGCCAACTCGCTGCGGCTGCGAAGCTTCGGTAAATAG
- a CDS encoding DUF2277 domain-containing protein has translation MCRNIRTLHNYEPHATSEEVHAAALQYVRKISGSTKPSKANEDAFEEAVHEIAHITQHLLDSLVAHAPAKDRDEEAAKAKARAAVRFGTA, from the coding sequence ATGTGCCGGAATATTCGAACCCTCCACAACTACGAACCGCACGCCACCTCCGAGGAGGTGCATGCCGCCGCCCTGCAGTACGTCCGCAAGATCAGTGGCAGCACCAAGCCGTCCAAGGCGAACGAGGACGCCTTCGAAGAGGCCGTGCACGAGATCGCCCACATCACCCAGCACCTGCTTGACTCGCTGGTGGCTCACGCGCCCGCCAAGGACCGGGACGAAGAGGCGGCCAAGGCGAAGGCCCGGGCCGCAGTCCGTTTCGGCACCGCCTGA
- a CDS encoding WXG100 family type VII secretion target: MAIWGADVEQLRTLGTKLQAGASEIEQQRTNLSRLLDSTTWEGPDAKHFRSEWSGTHTSALNQVIQALKDAGTKATKNANEQDQASR; the protein is encoded by the coding sequence ATGGCTATTTGGGGCGCAGATGTAGAGCAGCTCAGGACTCTTGGCACGAAGCTGCAGGCCGGTGCTTCGGAGATCGAGCAGCAGCGGACCAACCTGTCCCGCCTGCTGGACAGCACCACCTGGGAAGGCCCGGACGCGAAGCACTTCCGCAGCGAATGGTCCGGCACGCACACCAGTGCACTGAACCAGGTCATCCAGGCGCTGAAGGATGCCGGCACCAAGGCAACCAAGAACGCCAACGAGCAGGACCAGGCTTCACGCTAA
- a CDS encoding DMT family transporter, whose translation MSAALNPATARGILGSGLGVALFSSAVFGLSGSFAKALLESGWSPGAAVTARLSGAALILAIPAILALRGRWHQLRDNWVTIGLFGLIGVAACQLFYFNAVERLSVGVALLLEYLAPVLIVLWLWAASRKRPRVPTIAGTLLSLAGLVLVLDLTGAVKIDVVGVLWGLAAAVCLAIYFFITAKKNDSLPPIVLASAGLMVGAAVMWLSAATGLLPMAFTTADTRLGAWIAPWWVALAGLVILATVLAYVSGVMAARALGSKVASFVSLTEVLFAVIWAWLLLGELPGAIQLIGGLLIVGGVVLVRLDELRTAAAAPEAVPAGTVEQLDHSNDVEPVP comes from the coding sequence GTGTCAGCCGCCCTCAATCCCGCAACAGCGCGGGGAATCCTTGGTTCCGGCCTGGGTGTCGCGTTGTTTTCTTCGGCCGTCTTCGGCCTGTCCGGCTCATTTGCCAAAGCACTCCTGGAGAGTGGCTGGTCGCCGGGCGCGGCCGTCACGGCCCGGCTGAGCGGCGCTGCGCTGATCCTTGCCATCCCGGCCATCCTGGCACTGCGGGGGCGGTGGCATCAGCTGCGGGACAACTGGGTCACCATCGGCCTTTTCGGACTGATCGGCGTGGCCGCGTGCCAGCTCTTCTACTTCAACGCTGTGGAGCGGCTCTCGGTGGGCGTGGCGCTGTTGCTGGAGTATCTGGCCCCCGTACTGATTGTGCTGTGGCTGTGGGCTGCCAGCCGCAAACGGCCCCGCGTTCCGACCATTGCGGGAACCCTGCTGTCCCTGGCCGGCCTGGTCCTGGTGCTGGACCTCACCGGCGCCGTCAAAATCGACGTCGTCGGGGTCCTGTGGGGATTGGCTGCCGCGGTTTGCCTGGCCATCTATTTCTTCATCACCGCAAAGAAGAACGATTCCCTGCCGCCCATCGTCCTTGCGTCAGCCGGGCTCATGGTGGGGGCCGCTGTTATGTGGCTCTCGGCAGCGACAGGCCTGCTTCCCATGGCATTTACTACAGCGGACACCCGGCTCGGTGCCTGGATCGCGCCATGGTGGGTTGCCCTGGCCGGACTGGTCATCCTGGCGACAGTCCTTGCCTACGTTTCCGGGGTCATGGCCGCGCGCGCACTCGGCTCCAAGGTGGCGTCCTTCGTGTCACTGACCGAGGTGCTGTTCGCCGTCATTTGGGCCTGGCTGCTGCTGGGTGAGCTGCCCGGCGCCATCCAGCTGATCGGCGGGTTGCTGATCGTTGGCGGCGTGGTCCTCGTGCGCCTGGACGAACTGCGCACCGCTGCCGCTGCCCCCGAGGCCGTACCCGCCGGGACGGTGGAGCAACTGGATCACTCGAACGACGTCGAACCCGTCCCCTGA
- a CDS encoding CGNR zinc finger domain-containing protein, which produces MVFAPDTEVALRTVVNLINTAANGREALATVADLDHFTEAERFSGSRTRDAAELDGVHALRSRLAALWTADEDTAVATVNQLLRDANALPQLIKHDGWDWHLHATTMEAPLADRMSTEAAMALVDVIRSKEMDRLLVCEASDCDAVLLDLSRNRSKRYCDTGNCANRAHVAAYRARQAAVR; this is translated from the coding sequence ATGGTCTTTGCCCCTGACACTGAGGTTGCCCTGCGCACGGTGGTCAATCTGATCAACACGGCCGCGAACGGGCGGGAAGCGCTGGCCACCGTGGCTGACCTGGACCACTTCACCGAAGCGGAACGGTTCAGCGGGTCCCGGACGCGCGACGCGGCGGAACTGGACGGCGTCCACGCGCTACGGAGCAGATTGGCAGCGCTGTGGACCGCTGACGAGGACACCGCGGTGGCCACGGTCAACCAGTTGCTGCGGGACGCCAACGCCCTCCCACAGCTCATAAAGCACGACGGGTGGGACTGGCATCTGCACGCCACCACGATGGAAGCGCCCCTGGCAGACCGGATGAGCACCGAAGCAGCCATGGCACTCGTGGATGTCATCCGTAGCAAGGAAATGGACCGGCTGCTGGTGTGTGAGGCGAGTGACTGCGACGCGGTGCTGCTGGACCTCAGCCGCAACCGGTCGAAACGGTACTGCGATACGGGGAACTGCGCCAACCGCGCACACGTGGCGGCCTATCGTGCGAGGCAGGCTGCCGTGCGATAG
- a CDS encoding MATE family efflux transporter translates to MPHQSAPAVERPASNTRDILRLAVPAFGALIAEPLFLLADSAIVGHLGVAQLAGVGLASAVLHTAVGLMVFLAYSTTPAVARAMGHGQLGKALAAGRDGVWLALLLGLVLAVAGFWAAEPLVTLMGAEGDVRAFAVDYLRWSMPGLVAMLLIFAGTGVLRGLQDTRTPLVVATAGFTLNILLNLWLVYGLGWSVAGSAIGTSVAQWAMAAVYLVMVQRNAVRHGVSLLPSWRGIRTMTRVGSWLMLRTLSLRIAILATVLVVTGQGAVNLAAHQLAMTIFSFLAFALDALAIAAQALIGKELGASHPAKARLLTRTMIRWGLGFGVVTGALLAIAAPWAGALFTSDAGVRSALMYAVWILAAGQPLAGYVFVLDGVLIGAGDARYLALAGVANLAVYAPLLAAVAASGVSGTAGLGWLWAAFAVAYMAARAVTLGLRARTDRWMVLGSP, encoded by the coding sequence GTGCCGCACCAATCCGCCCCCGCCGTAGAACGTCCCGCCAGCAATACCCGCGACATTCTGCGCCTGGCTGTGCCGGCTTTCGGCGCGCTGATCGCCGAACCGCTCTTCCTGCTGGCGGATTCTGCCATTGTGGGGCACCTGGGCGTTGCCCAGCTGGCAGGAGTGGGGCTCGCCTCCGCCGTGCTGCACACCGCCGTCGGCCTGATGGTCTTCCTGGCTTACTCCACGACTCCCGCAGTGGCCCGCGCCATGGGCCACGGCCAGTTGGGCAAGGCCCTCGCTGCAGGGCGCGACGGCGTCTGGCTGGCGCTGCTGCTGGGGCTTGTCCTTGCGGTGGCCGGGTTCTGGGCCGCCGAACCGCTGGTGACCCTGATGGGTGCCGAGGGCGACGTGCGTGCCTTCGCGGTGGACTATCTCCGCTGGTCAATGCCCGGGCTGGTGGCCATGCTGCTGATTTTTGCCGGCACGGGTGTCCTTCGCGGCCTGCAGGACACCAGGACGCCGCTGGTGGTGGCCACGGCCGGCTTCACCCTGAATATTCTGCTCAATCTGTGGCTGGTCTACGGCCTGGGCTGGTCGGTGGCCGGCTCGGCGATCGGCACCAGCGTGGCGCAATGGGCCATGGCTGCTGTCTATCTGGTCATGGTTCAGCGGAATGCCGTCCGGCACGGAGTGAGCCTGCTGCCAAGCTGGAGGGGAATCCGGACCATGACGCGCGTCGGGTCATGGCTGATGCTCCGCACGCTGAGCCTGCGCATCGCGATCCTGGCCACGGTTCTTGTTGTCACCGGCCAGGGGGCCGTGAACCTGGCCGCGCACCAGCTGGCCATGACCATTTTCTCCTTTCTTGCCTTTGCCCTCGATGCCCTGGCAATCGCCGCGCAGGCCTTGATCGGCAAGGAACTGGGGGCATCCCACCCCGCCAAGGCGCGGCTCCTGACCCGGACGATGATCCGCTGGGGCCTCGGATTCGGGGTGGTTACCGGGGCACTGCTCGCCATTGCTGCGCCGTGGGCGGGGGCGCTGTTCACGTCCGACGCCGGTGTCCGGTCGGCCCTGATGTATGCGGTGTGGATCCTGGCGGCGGGCCAGCCGCTGGCCGGGTACGTTTTTGTCCTCGACGGCGTGCTGATCGGAGCCGGCGACGCCAGGTACCTGGCGCTGGCCGGCGTGGCCAACCTTGCCGTGTACGCCCCGCTGCTGGCGGCCGTGGCAGCCTCGGGAGTATCCGGAACCGCAGGGCTTGGGTGGCTGTGGGCCGCCTTCGCCGTGGCCTACATGGCTGCCCGCGCCGTGACGCTTGGGCTCCGCGCCCGGACGGACCGCTGGATGGTGCTGGGTTCGCCATAG
- a CDS encoding DoxX family protein: MNQSRLTTAALTILRVALGFLFAAHGFQKFNEWTIAGTQAAFTQMGVPAANLTAPLVAGLELVGGIALILGVLTRVVAALLAVNMIGALFLVHAAAGVFADKGGYELVLLLGAAALALALTGAGRVSVDRALFGRMNNNLAVLA; this comes from the coding sequence ATGAACCAGTCACGCCTCACCACCGCCGCCCTGACCATCCTCCGCGTTGCCCTTGGCTTCCTCTTCGCCGCCCACGGGTTCCAGAAGTTCAACGAATGGACCATCGCCGGCACCCAGGCCGCCTTCACCCAGATGGGCGTGCCCGCTGCCAACCTGACCGCACCGCTGGTGGCAGGCCTCGAACTCGTCGGCGGCATCGCCCTCATCCTGGGCGTGCTCACCCGCGTTGTCGCCGCCCTGCTGGCCGTCAACATGATCGGCGCGCTCTTCCTGGTGCACGCCGCAGCCGGCGTCTTTGCCGACAAGGGCGGATACGAGCTTGTCCTGCTCCTCGGCGCAGCCGCCCTGGCCCTCGCCCTGACCGGCGCCGGACGCGTTTCCGTGGACCGCGCCCTCTTCGGCCGCATGAACAACAACCTGGCAGTACTCGCCTAA
- the aztD gene encoding zinc metallochaperone AztD gives MLITPPSHSRAHRPALLLPALLAVTALALAGCGTGAPGSGAAQASASATGSEEAVEAKETPGRAPRLVLTHDEGISVLDAKTLEAVGELPLAGFNRVSPAGDGRHVLVATGDAFRILDAGVWTEAHGDHGHSYAGEPRMRDRAFDASKAGHVVNHADQTVLFSDGSGRVDIFDPAALTDGLAAGLPSTSTYITPEAHHGVAIGLQGGELLVTLGNAEGRSGMALLGAPAAGDGQDRAELLRNEDCPGVHGEAVAGADTVVVGCEDGMLVYRAGVFTKVASPDAYGRMGNQAGSAASPVILGDYKVDRDAELERPTRVSLVNTDTGELKLVDLGVSYSFRSLGRGPAGEALVLGTDGALHVIDPLTGAVTAKIPVVGAWEEPEVWQDPRPTLFVLGSRAYVTEPATSSIHAVDLKTGKVVKSAEQTHAPNEMTGVTG, from the coding sequence ATGCTGATAACTCCTCCTTCCCATAGCCGGGCCCACCGCCCGGCACTCCTCCTGCCGGCCTTGCTCGCCGTGACAGCTTTGGCCCTGGCCGGTTGCGGCACGGGTGCCCCCGGATCCGGGGCGGCCCAGGCGTCCGCCTCTGCCACCGGCAGTGAAGAAGCCGTCGAGGCCAAGGAGACGCCCGGCCGCGCGCCGCGCCTTGTCCTGACCCACGACGAAGGCATCTCCGTCCTGGACGCCAAGACGCTCGAAGCCGTGGGGGAGCTGCCCTTGGCCGGCTTCAACAGGGTGAGCCCCGCCGGCGACGGCCGCCATGTCCTGGTGGCCACCGGGGATGCCTTCCGGATCCTCGACGCGGGCGTATGGACGGAAGCCCACGGAGACCATGGACATTCCTATGCCGGTGAACCGCGGATGAGGGACCGGGCCTTCGATGCCAGCAAGGCGGGCCATGTGGTTAACCACGCTGATCAGACAGTCCTGTTCAGTGACGGCTCGGGCAGGGTCGATATCTTTGACCCCGCCGCACTGACGGACGGCCTGGCCGCCGGCCTGCCTTCCACAAGCACGTACATCACACCGGAAGCCCACCATGGCGTGGCCATCGGGCTGCAGGGCGGCGAGTTGCTGGTTACGCTGGGCAACGCCGAGGGCCGCTCCGGCATGGCGCTGCTGGGTGCCCCGGCGGCCGGCGACGGACAGGACCGCGCCGAGCTCCTGCGGAACGAGGACTGCCCCGGCGTCCATGGCGAGGCGGTGGCTGGCGCGGACACGGTGGTGGTGGGCTGCGAGGACGGCATGCTGGTCTATCGCGCCGGGGTCTTTACCAAGGTGGCAAGTCCGGATGCTTACGGCCGGATGGGTAACCAGGCCGGCAGTGCTGCCTCCCCGGTGATCCTGGGGGACTACAAGGTGGACCGGGATGCCGAGCTCGAGCGGCCCACCCGGGTTTCATTGGTCAACACTGACACCGGCGAGCTCAAGCTGGTGGATCTTGGCGTCAGCTACTCCTTCCGCTCACTGGGCCGCGGTCCGGCAGGGGAGGCGCTGGTGCTGGGAACGGACGGCGCCCTGCATGTTATTGACCCGCTCACGGGCGCAGTCACTGCCAAAATCCCCGTAGTGGGAGCCTGGGAGGAGCCTGAGGTCTGGCAGGACCCGCGGCCTACGCTGTTTGTCCTGGGTTCGCGGGCCTATGTCACCGAACCGGCTACCTCCAGCATCCACGCCGTGGACCTGAAGACGGGCAAGGTGGTCAAAAGCGCTGAGCAGACGCACGCGCCGAACGAAATGACCGGCGTCACGGGCTGA